One Ostrea edulis chromosome 2, xbOstEdul1.1, whole genome shotgun sequence genomic region harbors:
- the LOC125681432 gene encoding galactose-3-O-sulfotransferase 2-like yields the protein MMWSSCRRYFWILVLVVILYTVSLLVRMNIHSDDGITGLYKELDFRASMLERKSAPKCRKKINVAFLKVHKAGSTTVMNIFIRFALKNDLNIVLPKRSNGTGFNYLGYGKTINRNNIVPLPGNETYNILCNHVVYNKDAFDSVMPKNSVYVAILREPKSHFISAASYYGFIPFLRKVNPQFGNVSAGAILDTFLRQFAMDRNNSQRRLAYVNNRQSFDFGIPSSLFRNKFFINKYIEKLDSEFPLVMLMEYFDESLVLMKRYLCWDFEEIIYVPLNINKGKKRHPVQLSPNSERFLHYFDYADFQLYDHFKNRFMEQMNLEGSDFRDEVNTFKEIKGQVTSFCQSRPSSNQTLNLEATKWNSKFKLTSEDCKEMMLPELAMMRMLINSANARYQDWLRVREFTHSS from the exons ATGATGTGGAGTTCATGCAGGAG GTATTTCTGGATCCTGGTACTTGTCGTGATATTATACACAGTATCACTATTGGTGAGGATGAACATACATTCAGATGATGGAATCACTGGATTATACAAAGAACTCGATTTTCGAGCCTCAATGTTGGAAAGAAAATCTGCACCAAAGTGTAGAAAGAAAATTAATGTGGCTTTTCTTAAAGTTCACAAAGCAGGCAGCACAACtgttatgaatatttttatacGATTCGCTCTTAAGAATGACCTCAACATAGTGTTACCCAAACGGAGTAACGGCACGGGGTTCAATTACCTCGGGTACGGAAAAACTATCAACCGGAATAATATTGTTCCTCTTCCAGGAAACGAAACCTACAACATCCTGTGTAATCACGTGGTGTATAATAAAGACGCGTTCGATTCTGTGATGCCTAAAAATTCTGTGTATGTTGCCATTTTAAGGGAACCTAAATCTCACTTTATATCGGCGGCATCCTATTACGGATTTATTCCGTTTCTTAGAAAAGTCAATCCTCAATTTGGCAATGTTAGTGCGGGTGCGATATTAGACACGTTTTTGCGACAATTTGCGATGGACAGGAATAACTCTCAGCGCCGTTTGGCATACGTGAACAACAGACAGTCATTTGACTTCGGGATTCCGTCTTCTCTATTTAGAAAcaaattttttatcaataagTACATTGAAAAACTTGACAGTGAATTTCCTCTAGTGATGTTAATGGAATATTTTGACGAATCTCTGGTTCTTATGAAGCGCTATCTGTGCTGGGATTTTGAGGAAATTATATATGTTCCCCTGAACATCAATAAAGGCAAAAAGAGACATCCTGTTCAGCTGTCCCCAAACTCCGAGAGGTTTCTCCATTATTTTGATTACGCGGACTTTCAATTATACGACCATTTCAAAAATCGCTTTATGGAACAAATGAATTTAGAAGGATCGGATTTTCGGGACGAAGTGAACACTTTTaaggagatcaaaggtcaagtgacGTCATTTTGTCAAAGCAGACCCTCTTCTAATCAAACTCTAAATCTGGAGGCTACGAAGTGGAATTCAAAGTTTAAATTGACGTCAGAGGACTGCAAAGAAATGATGTTACCGGAATTAGCAATGATGCGCATGCTCATAAACTCAGCTAATGCTCGTTATCAGGATTGGTTAAGAGTGCGGGAGTTCACTCATTCTTCATGA